Sequence from the Thermodesulfobacteriota bacterium genome:
ATGGTATTTATAAAGGTATATTCAGGATCCATAAAGGAATATGAAAAGGGAGAAAAATCATTTGGAAAAGGGGATATTGAAGCCGCTATTGCTCATTACCAGAGATCAATCCAATGGTATACCCCTTTCAACAAATATGTCTCCAGATCAGCTGAACGTCTCTGGGAAATTGGCAATAAAGCCGAAGGAAAGGGAGAGGACGACCTTGCCTTAAAGGCATATCAGGAACTTCGAAGCAGCTTATACTCCGTGAGAAGCTTTTATACTCCTTATCCTGAATGGATAGAGAGATGTAATGATAAGATATCCTCTCTGGTAGCCAAAAAGGAGACTTATTCAAAAGAGGACAGGGGGAAAACCTTCGGACAGAGGAAAGCCGAATCCCTCAAGATATTGAAGAAGGATTATGCACCCAATGTTTTCTGGTCAATATTTCTGGAGATTGGTTTTATAGGCTGGATAAGTTGCACTATTGGTTTCATCTTTCGTGTATTCACCGGTGAAAAGGGGTTCAATGGAAAACGGGCATTGTTATGGGGTGGGCTTATAATAATCTTCTATGCCTTATGGATAGCAGGGATGATGAGGGCATAGAACAGGACTCAGAAATCAGAAGTCAGGAGTCAGAAGCGAAATGTTAGTCATTTATATTTCAATGGTGATTGTTGGCATTTTAATGATTGGCTGGGGTTTTTGGGCTGCTTACTATGCCAGAAAGCCGTTTAATATAATCGGTGCTGTCTTTACCCCTGCAGGATTGATAGTCGCCTTATTAGGGGTGCTTCTAATATGTGTCCCGGGCTTCTTCTCGTTTTGAGGTCATGGAGGAAAAATGTCTTTTATCATCGGATACCTTATCCCCTTTATCTTTGGAACTGTCATTGGTAGTTTCCTGAATGTATGTATATTCCGTCTCCCTAAAAAACAATCAATAATATCTCCTTTCTCCTATTGTCCAAACTGCCATAACCCCATAAAATTCTATCATAATATCCCAATTCTGAGTTTCATTTTTCTAAGGGGGAAATGTAGTAACTGCGGGGAACCTATATCTTTCAGGTACCTTGTCGTTGAACTGCTTGCCGGTTTACTTTCTCTGGCACTATTTCTAAAGTTTGGGCTTTCTCTTAGCTACTTTGTATATCTGACTTTCAGCGCCTCATTGCTCGTCATAACCTTTATAGACCTGGATCACCAAATCATACCCGATGTTATTACTCTTCCAGGTATAATTGTGGGTTTTACAGCTTCTCTTTTTTTGCCGGGGATAACCTTCACGGATTCCATAATAGGTATTACTGCCGGGGGGGGAGGACTCTTCCTGGTAGCGATGGGTTATAAGCTTGTGGCTAAAAGAGAAGGCATGGGTATTGGCGATATAAAACTCATCTCCATGATTGGGGCATTTCTGGGTATAAAAGGGGTATTATTGACTATTTTTTTAGGCTCACTGTTTGGCTCATCGGTGGGTTTGGCGGTAATGCTTAAAGAGAAGAGAGACCGTAGATACGCTGTACCTTTCGGCCCATTCTTAGCCATTGGTGCTATAATCTATATTTTTTGGGGAGATATTATACTAGGACATTATCTGTATTTGTAAATAAGGTCAAGGAATCAAGGTTGCCAAATACCCTTGTATTTGGTATAAGATTTGCTGTAGAATAATACCAAAAATTTTCATCTTTCAGCATAAACTAATGAGGGGTTCTGATGCCTAAGAGATGGAGAGACGTGTCCGGTTTTACGATCATAGAGTTAATAGTAGTCGTCGGAATCGTTTGTGTAACCGCTGCTATTGCCATTCCTAATATAATAAGCTGGATTCCTACCATAAGAGTAAATTCAGCCGCCAGGGACCTGGTCTCTGAGATGCAGTTGGCTCGAATGAAGGCAGTTTCAGAGAGAAACGATTATGTGATTACATTTGATACGACCACCTATGAGTATAGTATTTATGATGATGGCGATAATGATTTCAGTACTGCAGGGGTTGAGACTTCTGAATTGGTAAAGACGGTAGATGTGGATACAAAGTACAAAGGCATACAATTTGGTTATGTAGCTGGTGAGACTGGAACCAGTGGTACTGCGATATCAAGTTCAATAACGTTTAGCAGCTCAAACGAGACTTTTGAACCGAACGGCACAGCAAACAAGAATGGAAGCATTTACCTGATCCCGACCGAAGACATTGCCGGCAGCAGAAGAGACAGACAGAGAGCCATTACTGTGATACAGACAGGCAGAATTAAACTATGGAAGTATGATTCAGGCAGCAGTCCGCCATGGAGGTAAAATGAGAAGCCAGAAGCCAGAAGCCAGAAGCCAGAAGGGCTTTACCCTGCTTGAGATATTGATAGCGATAACAATCCTATCTATAGGACTGCTCGCCCTGGCAGAGATGACGGTATATGTGATAAAGAGCAATACCTTTGGGAATAAAGTTACTGACGCAACGGTCCTGGCTCAGGACAAGCTGGAAGAGTTGAGAAACCTCTCGTATACTGATGCTCAACTCGATGATACTGACAGCAATACCGCTGACATCAGCACGGATATTCATTCAGATACCACCTTATTCACCAGTCCGGACCATAGCGATGGTTATCCCAATGATGCGACTGGTCAAACTGTAACCATAAGTCTATCCCCACAAAGGGTCTGGAATGTTGCATCAGATACCCCTGCTTCCGGGACGAAGACTGTGACGGTCATTGTTGGCTGGAATGATTCCATAAACCATTTTGTTGCTCTGTCCACCATAATAAGGCAGTAAATATGATTCAGACATTAGACCATAGACTTCAGATATTAGACTGAAGGGAAGAGAAGGAATTGGAATATTTAGATCCCAATAGATATGAAGAATTATTGACAAAAGCTCAAGGAGGTTTGAGAACACTACAAGGGCTAATTTCCTATATAGAAAAGTCTGGGGTCTAAAGTCTGAAGTCTATGGTCTGAATTATAGAGGGAGTGATGTAATGTTGTCTGTACGCAAGAAAGAGCTGGGCTTTACTTTGATAGAAATTATGATTGCCCTTGCAATAGCAGGCATTCTTCTGGTCTCAATATACAATCTGTATATTTCTCAAAGCACGACGTACACGGTGCAGGAACAGGTTTCGGATATGCAGCAGAATGCCAGGGTAGCTATGGATATTGTATCAAGGCACATCCGTATGGCAGGGCTTGGTCAGCCGAGCTGGACAACGATCAACGGTACTTCGGGCATCACTTACAAAGGCATAAGTGTTACAGACGGGGGCACAGGAAACCCGGATACCCTTACTGTCGTCGGATGCATTGATCCCCCGCCTGGCAAACTGGGATCTGCTGCTGCTGCAAGCAGTACCACCATTACCCTCCAGTCATCTGCTGAAGCAAGTAAATTTAATACCACAACCAAGAGCGACATCTTCATAGGAGAGCTTGAAAATGCCAAGGTGACCGGTATTTCAGGAGCCGTTTTAACCATTGATACAAACCCGATTCAGACTGGAAATCAGGGAACTACAAATGCATTTTCAGCTGGCGCCAATGTCTACCTGGTTAAGAGGGTGACATATACCATTGATAGTACAAGTGTAACCATAGAAAGGGACGAAAATACAGGAAGCGGCAATGAAGAGATTGCGGTAAATGTTGAGGATTTACAGGTGACTTTTACAACACCCACAGTAAATCTTTCCATAACCGCCAGGACAAGAAGTAAAGACCCTAATTACACCGGTGATGGCTACCACCGAATGACACTAACCTCGAATATAATAGCAAGAAACCTGGAGTAATAAGATAAGGACAAAAGGAGATTCAACTGAACCGATATAGTATAGCATTCTATTCAGAAGAGAAGTAGATGCAATATGGAAAAACTAAAAAGGTACATTTTAAATAACTTTGAACGGGTATTAATCCTTATTATACTGGTTGCCGTTTTATTCGTACACTACCTTGTCTTTCAGAAAATGGCTTTCCTGAACTTCTATTACCTCCCGGTTTTGCTCGCTGGTTTTTTCCTTGGCCGCAGAACTGCCGTCCTGTTCGCTTTATTTTGCATACTTTTAATGGGCATCTTTTACATAGCTGTTCCTCAGTTTTTCTCTCATGCCAGGGAGGATTTTGATATAATAATAAACCTCACAGTATGGGGTTCATTTCTCATGTTAACCAGCTACATTGTTGGCACCCTGTTCGAGGACAAGGAGCAAAGGATTAAGGATCTTAAAAATGCCTATATAGGTGTTTTGGAAATTCTCTCTAAATATCTGGAATCTACCGACCGTTACACTAAAGGACATTCTATAAGGGTTTCTAATATTGTTACAGAGATAGCTATTGTTATGGAGCTTTCCATGGCTGAGGTTGAAAATATCAAGGCTGCTGCCCTTCTGCATGATATCGGAAAGGTTGACATCAGTATGGACCTGATTCGAAAGGCTGCCTCTCTGGATAGAGAGGAGAAACAGGAGGTTGAAACCCATTCAGAAAAAGGGGCAAAGATTTTGAACAGCGTGGGGAATGTTCTCAAGGAAGCCGTTCCTATAGTACTAATCCATCACAGATGGTATAAAGATATTTACAGTGATGGTGAGCGTTCGCTGACGGGTGAAGCTAAATTAGGGGCGTGCATTGTAGCTGTAGCTGATGCATATGATGCTATTACTTCTGACAGGTCTTACCGTGCAGGAAAGACTCCTGGACAGGCACTTGAGGAGATTGAAAACGGATCAGGAAAACAATTTCACCCTGAGGTAGTAAAGGCTTTTAGAAGGGTTCTTGCTGTTAAAGTTGATGATTTCGAAGATAACATCATTTCAATGAAATAAATCAAGGATCTCTACTTCTGAGTTAAATGGATGAGTAGACTATAACCAGTATAAGAAGAGTAGGAGGTCATAATAATGGATAGAATTCCAATGTTGTTGAAAGACGAAAAGGGGATAGCGCTGGTTGTAGCCCTTTTGTTTTTGACGCTCTTATCACTACTCGGGATTGCAGGAATCATCACATCTAGTACAGATACAAAGATAGCAGGCAACACCCTTTCCAGCACAAAGGCACTTTATATTGCTGAAGCCGGGCTGACAAGAGCCGAGGCAGAGCTTATCAATGATCTGAGTACGGACCAGAATATCGCCAACTCCAGTTTTGCAGCAACATCAGGCACCATAACCATAACACCCAGTTCCACTGCTTTTTATAATGTACTCAGCAACATTTCATTCGGCGCAGGCTCCTATACTATCCAGTTTAAAAACTACGGAACTACGCCCAATTACGAATCCGCAATTGTCCTTGTCAGATCCATCGGAACAGGTCCAAACTCATCTACAGTGACATTGGAAAGATACCTTTCGGCTGAGAACATCTCGCCCTGGAATAATGCAATCTTTGCCGGGGGAGGCGGCGGCAGTGCTCCTGTTACAGGAAGTGTTGTAATCGCCGGCTCCATTCACTTACTGGGCAACGGTCTCGCTGCTACTGCTACGGTTTTCAACAACCAGACAGGCTACTGCCGAAACAGCAATACAGGTATGGATACAACACTCGCAGGCAAGATTGCCGGCGGCACCACCTCTGATCTGGATGCAAAATTCAGGGTTAAGAACGGGCGGGTCGACATGACCCTAGGAAGTGGGACGATAGGGGAATCGTCAAGTCCGTTTAAAGGGATATACGTAACAACCGGGGCAGATTCAGGCGGTGACGGTGTGAATGACGATATACTCGGCGGAAATAATGCAGGGGCAGGTCAGAACCTCTATGCTGACAAAGGTGTGAATTATGCAGAGGCATATGACCTGGAAGATTATAATATAACATTGCCGAGCATTGACACGACCTGGATGGATGCCAACTCAAAAAACTTAACAGGTACAACACAAAGTGACGGTGCACCTACACCAAAAGGTCTGATAGCCGGTGCGCTGGAGTTGACAGGGAAGTACAAGGTGGGGCCGACATGGTATTATCCTGATATCAATCAAAGTGATGCGAATGGCTCCATATCTTTTAATTCATCGACAAAGGTACTTACTATAAGCGGGATAGTCAAGGTATCATCCCTGAACATAAGTGACGATATAACATATGCCGGAAAAGGGACTATATACGTGACAGGGACGACCAATATCGATGGTCATGTCCTGCCTGAAACAGCAGCATCCTATCCAACCACAAATGCTCTTGGTGTTGTGAGTACAGGGAATATGACTCTGCCCTCAAGTGCTAACAAGCTGTTAACAGGAGCTTACTACAGTTCTGGTACAGTTACCAGCAACAAACAGAACGAACTGGCTGGCACGATTGTCTGTCAAAATTTTAATATAACTGCCCAGGTCCCCAGGCTATGGCAAGTCCCCTCATTAGCATCGAACCTCCCTCCGGGAATGCCCGGTGCCACTCAGAACTGGGTTCTTACTAAAAAGACATGGCGGGAGATAACCAGGGATTAGCAAATATTTGTACAGGCAGGTCGTTCATTTGAAAAAAAAGATTAAAGGCAAAGAGGACCTGAAGAAAGTTGTAGAGAGGGTAAAAAAAGAGGGTAAAAGGATCGTTTTTACGAACGGGTGTTTTGATTTGATTCATGTAGGCCACACCAGATACCTTGAAGAGGCTAAAAAACTCGGAGATATTTTGATAGTGGCTGTAAACAGTGATCAGTCTGTGAGGACTATAAAGGGGAATAAAAGACCCATCATCCCTGAAGAAGAACGGGCAGAGGTTCTATCTGCATTGCAATGTGTGGATTTTGTTGTAATATTTCATGAGCCGGATCCCTTAAATATAATCTCTCTTCTGGAACCCGATGTCCTTGTCAAAGGCGGAGACTGGGGAAAAGATGCCATAATCGGCAGAGAGGTCGTTGAATCTGCTGGAGGGAAAGTCGTTCGCATACCTGAAATAAAAGGGGCTTCTACCAGCAGTATTATAGATAAGATCGTGAGTCGTACTTACGAGTAACGGGAGCTAAGCTCAAAGGCGTTCTTTATCAACTCTACCTTCTCTCCCTCTTCAGAAATCTGAACTGCCACCACATCAAACCGGGCATCCATATTCTGCAGGTCATTTTTGTTTATATAGTTCAAAGCCACCTTGGAAATTTGGTGTTGTTTTCTTTTATTTACTACCTGGCCGGGATGACCATACTCCAGTGATGATCTGGTCTTCACCTCGATAAAAGCAAGAGTCTTTTTGTCTTTTGCTATAATATCCACCTCTCCAAACTTACACGTATAGTTTTGCTCAATAATCTTATATTTCAACCCCTTCAAGTGTGAAACGGCGATTTCTTCTCCCCTTTTACCTAAGGAGACCCTTTCTTCAGTCATTGTCTACCCATTCACGATTTACGACTTCCGATTCACGAGTTAAATACTCTTTTACACCTTTAAATGTTCTTCTGTGGATTTCACAGCACCCGGATCTTTTAATTGCCTGCCTATGTTCTTCTGTCCCGTAACCTTTGTTCCTGGCAAAATTGTACTGAGGATATATGCTGTGGTATTCAACCATTATTCTGTCTCTGGTAACCTTGGCAATTATGGATGCGGCAGCAATGGAAGGACTAATTGTATCACCTTTTTTTATGACTGATTGGGGAATCTGGGTGGGAATAAAATGAATACCATCGACCAGGATATAGTCGACTTGATAATTTAAGGCAGCTACGGCTGATTGCATTGCCTTTAGGCTAGCTTGAAGGATATTGATTCTTTCAATCTCTCTTTGACCTACAATACCAACGCTTACTGCTTCAGCATGTTTATAGATTTCACTAAACAATATTTCTCTTCTATTGGCGGATAGCTTCTTAGAATCTGCAATACCTTGTATAGTATGGTTCTCAGGAAGGATAACAGCAGCAGCAACTACAGGCCCTGCCAGGGGCCCCCTACCTGCCTCATCGACTCCGGCTACGAATTGATATCCCATTGCATAGATTTCTCTCTCCGGTTCAACATGAGAGATGGATATCATTATGAAATTCTCCGTTCTTTGATACGGGCAGCCTTGCCCCTCAGTTTTCTAAGATAGTAGAGCTTAGCCCTTCTGACACGTCCTTTGCGAACAACCTCTATCTTGGCAATTCTAGGCGAATGGAGGGGAAAAATTCTTTCTACCCCAACACCGTAAGAGACCTTTCTCACAGTAAAACTTGCCCTGCTTCCTCCTCCCTTTCTACCTATCACGACCCCTTCAAAGACCTGTATCCTTTGCTTGTCTCCTTCTATAATCTTAGAATGGACTTTAACGGTGTCTCCAGGTTGAAAGTCTGGTATATCAATGTTTATGTGTTCTTTCTCAATAAGGTCTATAGTACCATTCATAATTGCTTCTTCTCCCTTTTATTCGATCTACTTTCGACTCACGATTTACGATTTTCTCTATCTCATTCCTAAAAGTCTATCCAGGATTATAGCTGCTGCTGACCTGACCGATAAATGATAGTAGTTAGTATCGCCTCGAATAGGTGCCAGGACATAGTCTGAATTCCTAATAACCTCCTCAGTTATCCCCCACCCGGTTCCCAATAATAAAAGATACGGCTGAGAATCTTCCTCAATCAGTTTCTTTAGATTTAGATAATCGATACTCCTTTCTAAATGCTTGGCATCGGTAATTATCGTTTTTGGCTTAAACCCTCGATGACTATAGATATCTTCACAGACATCCTCCAGGGAATTGGCTATTGCAACCAATTCCAGGGCTTCTTTTCTTTTTGGATTATAGTCAGCACCAGGACCTGTCAGCCAGTGAGAAAGAATTCTTCTTGCCAGTATCTGTTGTTTTCTGAACGGGGTTACCAAATAGTATTTGACTATTCCAAAAGTAATAGCTGCTCTTGCAATATCATGAATATCCAGATTGGTCAATGCCGTAGAAACAACCCTTTTGTTTTTGTCATAAACAGGATAGTGCAGCAAGGCTAAATAGAGATTTGCCCTTTTTGTTATTTTTACCACCTCTTACCTGAATCCAATTCTTCTTTTATCTCTGATAGTATCCTTAAATCTTCATCAGACAGGTCTGCCTCTTCTAATAGATCCGGCCTCCTTTCAAGTGTCCTTTTAAGGGACTGAGCGTGCCGCCATTTGTTGATTTCCTGATGGTTGCCAGAAAGGAGTACCTCCGGGACATTCAACCCCTTGTATTTCCTTGGGCGAGTATATTGTGGATATTCCAATAACCAGTTGAAAAAGGACTCATCCTCTGCTGACTTTGGATTTCCCAGAACTCCAGGGATTAATCTTGCAACGGCATCTAGCAATACCATGGCTGCAAGCTCTCCACCAGAAAGGATATAGTCACCAATTGAGATCTCCTCATCAACATACTCTCTTACCCTCTCGTCTATCCCCTCATATTTACCACAAATAATGATCAGGCAAGAGAGCTTTGACAACCTTACAGCGTATCTTTGGTCAAACCTCTTTCCCTGAGGGGTTAACAGGATAACCTTTGATTCTCCAATGCGAGGTCTCACCTTTTCAACAGCCATAATGATGGGCTCTGGTTTTATCACCATTCCCCGCCCACCACCATAAGGATAGTCATCAGCAGTATGGTGTTTGTCTGATGTAAAATCACGGATATCATGAACCTTTATCTTAATTAATTTTTCTTCTTGTGCCCGTTTTAATAAGCTTTCATTTAGCGGTGAAGAGAACATATTTGGAAATAAGGTAAGGATATCAAATCTCACCATCTTCAAAGAGCCCCTCTAACGGATGGATAATCATTATCTTTTTTATAACATCTATATTGGTAACCACCTCAGCAATTGCCGGAATCAAGTATTCTTTTTTCTTATTGCGAATAACATAGACGTCATTGCTTCCCGTCTGAAGGATCCTTTCTATCTTTCCCAGAAAGGTACCTTCGTCAGTAAATACATTTAACCCAATTATTTCAAACCAATAATACTCATCTTCAGAAAGGGGATTTAGCTTGCTTTTCTCAATAAAGATAGAGGTTCCTACCAGTTTTTCAGCTTCATTAATGGAGGATATACCATCAAATTTCAGAAGGATAATTTTTTTGTGGAATTCAACATTAGTAATTTCGTATTTTTTAAAGCCCTCTTTTTCATCTTTTATATAAAAAAACTTTTGCGAGGTGAAGATCTCCGGGGATTCGGCATATGAATTTACCCGTAACTTGCCCTGAATTCCATGAGTATTGACGATCTTTCCTATAACTAACAGCCCATTTTCCATTGCAAAGAAAAAGTCACTCAATGATCTCCAGCACAGACCTCTTCCTGATCTTTGTTGAAGCAGCAGATAAGATGGTCCTCATTGCCCTGGCAGTTCTTCCCTGTTTTCCAATAACTTTCCCCAGATCCTCTTTTGCCACCCTCAGCTCTATAACCGAGGTTCTTTCTCCCTGGACCTCTGAAACCACTACTTCATCAGGGTTGTCCACCAACGATTTAGCAATGTACTCAATCAAACCTTTCATCTTTAGTAACCTCCACCTTTCAAATTGTTAAAGAGAGCCTTCTTGCCAGTAGCCTAACCATTGAGCAAATAGAGACTTAAATCAATCAGTAAGTATACCCTTTTTCTTTAAAATACTTTTGACCGTCTGTGTCGGCTGAGCACCTCTTCGAATCCATCCCTTTATCTTTTCTTCCTCAAGTTTAACTTCGGCAGGATTCGGATGAGGGTTGTAAGTACCAACAACCTCAATATAATTGCTGTCTCTTGGCGAAGTGGATTCAGCAATTACTATCCGATAAAAAGGCCATTTTTTAGCACCCATCCTTGCCAGTCTTATCTTCACAGGCATATCTTTACCTCCTAAAAAGTTAACCCTTATAGCAGTTAAAAGGGCAGCATCCCCCTTTTAAACCCCTTCATGCCACTTGTATTAAGTTTCTTAATCATATTACGTACCTGAACATAATTCTTAATCAATTTATTTACATCCTGAACACTGGTACCACTGCCCTTAGCGATTCTCTTGCGACGACTTCCATTTAATATGGTATGATTTAATCTTTCCTTTTTGGTCATCGAATTTATAATAGCTTCTATCTTTACCAGTTCCCCTTCATCAGGCTGTAATCCTTTAATACCCTTAATCTTATTAACTCCTGGGATCATCCCCAGGATTTGATCCAGTGAACCCATCCTTTTTATCTGTTGAATCTGTTCTTTAAAGTCTCCTAAAGTAAACGCGTTCTTTCTTATCTTCTTTTCGAGTTCCCTTGCCTTCTTATCATCAAAAGTCGCCTGGGCTTTTTCAATAAGGGATAAAACATCTCCCATCCCCAAAATACGAGAAGCCATTCTGTCGGGATAAAAAACCTCTAAGGCATCAAGCCGTTCCCCAGTACCCACAAACTTTATGGGTTTGTTGGTAACTGCCTTGATAGACAGGGCTGCCCCACCTCTTGCATCACCATCCATCTTGGTAAGGATAACTCCGTTAATACCAAGCACTTCATTGAATTTACTTGCTATGTTAACCGCATCCTGACCAGTCATGGCATCTGCCACCAGTAGAATCTCTTTGGGCAAAACCCGTTCCTTTATCCTCTGGAGTTCCTGCATTAATCCTTCATCTATGTGTAACCTCCCGGCAGTATCAATAAGGACAATATCATGCCCATTAATATTTGGAGACCTTAAGGCATTCGTGCAGATGGTTAATGGATCTTCACCCGGTCCGGGATTATACACATCAATCTCTAACTCTTGCCCTAGTTTCTTCAACTGGTCTATCGCTGCCGGACGGTAAACATCAGCCGGAACAAGATAAGGATCACGTTTCTTCTCTTTCAAGAATCTGGCTACCTTACCAACTGTTGTTGTCTTACCAGACCCCTGCAACCCGACAAACATTATAGATACCGGAGACTTCCCCGACAGGTTCAGTTGAGAATTCTCCCCGCCTAAAAGAGAGGTAAGCTCTTCGTTAACAATCTTTATTACCTGCTGAGCAGGAGTGAAGCTGGTCAGAACTTCCTGTCCTAATGCCTTGATCCTAATGGCTTCAATAAAGTCCTTGACAACCCTGAAATTAACATCTGCCTCGAGGAGGACAAGACGAATCTCTCTCAGAACATCCCTGATGTTCTGTTCAGTAAGCTTACCATGTCCCCTGAGTTTTTTGAATACTGCATTTAACTTTTCTGTTAAACTCTCGAACACAGGCTCCCCTTTTAAACAGAAACTCCCATGCCTCAAAGAGAGACAAAGGACAAGGAAAATGTCTTTGCGAGGAGTTCGCCATAGGCGAGCAGCCCCTACAACAGTACACTTAAGTATGCTGTTGTAAAGGATGAGATTGCTTCGCCCGCCTCTGGCGGGCTCGCAATGACAGGAATAGGTGCATTTTCAAGAGAAAATTTGAATTCGCAATTCAATGTAAATGGGTAAATCTAAATAATTTTTGGTGATTTGTCAAGGAAAAAACTGACAATATAAATTGTTCACCTACTTAACGCTATACTCAGAGCTGTAGTTAACTTGATGGTGTCCTCATCCGCCTTTCTCAGTCGGGTGCAAACCAATTGGGCAATATTCTTCACAATCTTAAAACCCATTCTTGGGTCTTTATCTGCCAGTTTTTGAAAATCTTCCTTTTTTATTTCACAAAGGGTACAATTACTAATCGCAATAACGGAGGCAGTTCGGACATTCTCCTCCAGTAGCCCCACTTCACCAAATATTATGTGGTCACCGGCACTCAACCGTGTCAGTATCTTTTCTTTTTCTTCAAAACCTTGCCCGTCGATTTTCATGGTCAACGTCTTGGACACTTCAACTGATCCATCCATTATGATGTACATACTATCACCTACATCCCCTTCCTGAATGATTACTGACCCCTCAGGAACATTAATCTCCTTCATTATCCCTATAATTTTTTCAATCTCTTCTGTAGTTAAGTCAGCAAAGACAGAAATCTCTTTCAAAAAAGCAACGTTGTCCATAGTTTCTCCAGTAAGCTTTGACTTTTACGAGTCCATCAGATGTTAACCACTGAACGTTTTCCTTTTCTAAATCTTTTGCTGCTAATAATTATAGCAAAATCGTTTTTTGTTATAATGTAATCATCCTCTGGGTTTATATTAACCTCAATCTCTTCTTTATCAGAGAAATAGTCCTTGTCAGACTCTTCAAATTTTTTCTTTATAAACATATCGATAGCCGAGACATCGTCAGACAAAATATCATCTAACTGCAACCCCTTTTTTTCAGTTAATATACCAATAAGAACTGAATTGTGCCTCTCTCTTAGAAATTGCACCAACTCTCCATATTTTTTTCCAACAAACCTATCTGGTATTTCAATTTTTTCCAGTCTATGCTCCTCATCATATGATAACAGGCTGGAAATCACTTTGGATAACCCTGGGTGTACTGTAGCACTGGCTAATAGTTCTCCTATATGTTCGTCCCTTACGATAATTTCGTCTACATTTG
This genomic interval carries:
- a CDS encoding prepilin peptidase, which encodes MSFIIGYLIPFIFGTVIGSFLNVCIFRLPKKQSIISPFSYCPNCHNPIKFYHNIPILSFIFLRGKCSNCGEPISFRYLVVELLAGLLSLALFLKFGLSLSYFVYLTFSASLLVITFIDLDHQIIPDVITLPGIIVGFTASLFLPGITFTDSIIGITAGGGGLFLVAMGYKLVAKREGMGIGDIKLISMIGAFLGIKGVLLTIFLGSLFGSSVGLAVMLKEKRDRRYAVPFGPFLAIGAIIYIFWGDIILGHYLYL
- a CDS encoding GspH/FimT family pseudopilin; its protein translation is MPKRWRDVSGFTIIELIVVVGIVCVTAAIAIPNIISWIPTIRVNSAARDLVSEMQLARMKAVSERNDYVITFDTTTYEYSIYDDGDNDFSTAGVETSELVKTVDVDTKYKGIQFGYVAGETGTSGTAISSSITFSSSNETFEPNGTANKNGSIYLIPTEDIAGSRRDRQRAITVIQTGRIKLWKYDSGSSPPWR
- a CDS encoding type II secretion system protein, which produces MRSQKPEARSQKGFTLLEILIAITILSIGLLALAEMTVYVIKSNTFGNKVTDATVLAQDKLEELRNLSYTDAQLDDTDSNTADISTDIHSDTTLFTSPDHSDGYPNDATGQTVTISLSPQRVWNVASDTPASGTKTVTVIVGWNDSINHFVALSTIIRQ
- a CDS encoding prepilin-type N-terminal cleavage/methylation domain-containing protein, whose amino-acid sequence is MLSVRKKELGFTLIEIMIALAIAGILLVSIYNLYISQSTTYTVQEQVSDMQQNARVAMDIVSRHIRMAGLGQPSWTTINGTSGITYKGISVTDGGTGNPDTLTVVGCIDPPPGKLGSAAAASSTTITLQSSAEASKFNTTTKSDIFIGELENAKVTGISGAVLTIDTNPIQTGNQGTTNAFSAGANVYLVKRVTYTIDSTSVTIERDENTGSGNEEIAVNVEDLQVTFTTPTVNLSITARTRSKDPNYTGDGYHRMTLTSNIIARNLE
- a CDS encoding HD domain-containing phosphohydrolase; this translates as MEKLKRYILNNFERVLILIILVAVLFVHYLVFQKMAFLNFYYLPVLLAGFFLGRRTAVLFALFCILLMGIFYIAVPQFFSHAREDFDIIINLTVWGSFLMLTSYIVGTLFEDKEQRIKDLKNAYIGVLEILSKYLESTDRYTKGHSIRVSNIVTEIAIVMELSMAEVENIKAAALLHDIGKVDISMDLIRKAASLDREEKQEVETHSEKGAKILNSVGNVLKEAVPIVLIHHRWYKDIYSDGERSLTGEAKLGACIVAVADAYDAITSDRSYRAGKTPGQALEEIENGSGKQFHPEVVKAFRRVLAVKVDDFEDNIISMK
- a CDS encoding pilus assembly PilX N-terminal domain-containing protein, translated to MDRIPMLLKDEKGIALVVALLFLTLLSLLGIAGIITSSTDTKIAGNTLSSTKALYIAEAGLTRAEAELINDLSTDQNIANSSFAATSGTITITPSSTAFYNVLSNISFGAGSYTIQFKNYGTTPNYESAIVLVRSIGTGPNSSTVTLERYLSAENISPWNNAIFAGGGGGSAPVTGSVVIAGSIHLLGNGLAATATVFNNQTGYCRNSNTGMDTTLAGKIAGGTTSDLDAKFRVKNGRVDMTLGSGTIGESSSPFKGIYVTTGADSGGDGVNDDILGGNNAGAGQNLYADKGVNYAEAYDLEDYNITLPSIDTTWMDANSKNLTGTTQSDGAPTPKGLIAGALELTGKYKVGPTWYYPDINQSDANGSISFNSSTKVLTISGIVKVSSLNISDDITYAGKGTIYVTGTTNIDGHVLPETAASYPTTNALGVVSTGNMTLPSSANKLLTGAYYSSGTVTSNKQNELAGTIVCQNFNITAQVPRLWQVPSLASNLPPGMPGATQNWVLTKKTWREITRD
- the rfaE2 gene encoding D-glycero-beta-D-manno-heptose 1-phosphate adenylyltransferase — protein: MKKKIKGKEDLKKVVERVKKEGKRIVFTNGCFDLIHVGHTRYLEEAKKLGDILIVAVNSDQSVRTIKGNKRPIIPEEERAEVLSALQCVDFVVIFHEPDPLNIISLLEPDVLVKGGDWGKDAIIGREVVESAGGKVVRIPEIKGASTSSIIDKIVSRTYE
- a CDS encoding YraN family protein, with amino-acid sequence MTEERVSLGKRGEEIAVSHLKGLKYKIIEQNYTCKFGEVDIIAKDKKTLAFIEVKTRSSLEYGHPGQVVNKRKQHQISKVALNYINKNDLQNMDARFDVVAVQISEEGEKVELIKNAFELSSRYS